The nucleotide window TTTCAATGTCTGAGGGAATGTGAAGACTGGTCGCCTTTTGGGGGAGAGCGGGGAAGTGTGTCCGCTCTTACTCTGGATTTGGGCTCTTCTCTTGTGGTCACATTAGCGGCAACTATGTTTTTCGGAAGTGGCGATGACAGGGCGTTCGTCGAGTTGTGTCTGCCTCGATGGTAAAGCTCGCGTGCCGCATCTCCACGCCACCTCGAGTCGCGCATGCGCTTTCTCGAACGCGTTGAGGTGCTGGTCTGCTACCGCGGATGCGCATGCTGGTGCCCATTCTCTCTGTTACTGATGTCTACCGCATATCGTCCTGTACGCGTCCCCCGTCTTTCTTCGATCCACCTGTTCACGGTGCCGATTTCGTTTTATGGATTTTGTATGCACGTGTTTTTGTGGTGGCAGGCGCGACGAGAGCGCGCTGCAAACTCTCATAGAGACGAGGGAGGTCAGAGGACGCGCAGGGCCGTATTGTGTGCGGGCGCGGGCGCTTTGGGGGGACATTCTTCTGTATTCGCAAGGTGAGAACCTTAAGCACCTCTCcgtcgtcggcagcgcaGACGTACAGTACAACTTCTCATTAACAGAAAAGTAAGGAGTGGCAAGCGGGTGATCATGGAGCAAGCGGCAcgcgtggtgcagctgcagaccACTGCAGGAACTCTTAGCATCGAGCTTTATAACAACTTCTGCGCCGACTCGTTCTGGCAGCTGGCGAAGAGTGGTCAACTTCGTCGGCTAACAttccgccagctgctgggcGGTTTCGCGCTCCTTGGCGAAGTAGAAGCAGTGCAGGGCCACTCGACAACGGCAAGCGAAGTAGATACCGCCGCGCAAAGTCCAGATGGTGTCCCACTACTGCACGTTGGTGCAGGATTACTAAGCTGCAGGCCGACCGTCGGCGCAGTGACCGCGAGTCGCCTTCTCATTACTCTGtctccacagccgcagctcgACAAGACGCACGTCGTCTTCGGCCGTGTTTACTCGGGCATTTGTACTTTGGCGCAGATATCGCACATGCAGGTGGATGCGGACTTCGTCCTGTACTCTCCTGTGACGGTGATGAAGtgcagcacggcggtgctTTCGAGAGGCACCGCACCACAACGCGCTACGGCCAAATCGACCCCGGCATCGTGTGTTGTCAAGTCGCAATGTCCTTCGAGCATTTTGACAACGCTGGAGTAGTCACCCTCCCCGCACTCGCCCACCGACAGATCACGGATGCACACGTCTTCTCTTCAATCCGTAGCGGACTGTCTTCCTTACTTTCCACAACGGAGCCAGCGGCGATGTGGTGGCGCTCAGCGTTTGCCGACGGAAGAAAACGTAACAGGAAAAACGAGGCGAAAGCAAGCGACAACCCGCGTATGTGAACAGGGCACATGACCGAGCATAGAGGAGGGACGGGCAATACACtgtgggtggtgtgtgtgtgtgtgtgcttggtGATACACGTACCGACATGCTCAGCTACGGTGAAGAATAAGCACTAAAGCCGTATAAGGGTGTGTAGTGTGCAACAGCAGTTTCTCTCCTCGCCTGCGTACGAAAGGGCCTCCGTCCTCGTCTTGTTGTATCCCTCTTCCATCCCACCTgcatcgccatcaccgccctTTTACCCCACACGTGCATCCGCAGAGGCCACCCATCCCCTGCGTTCTGCCCAtggcgtgtatgcgtgtatctctctctttactcaccctcttcctcttgtTGCCCCACCTGCCCACCTTGAAGAATCGTTGTGGCCTGCATATACTTTACGCCTCCCTCCGTGCACGCTCCTCATTAGCCTATCATGTCCTCCAAGGTGTGTGACCCCGAGGCTTTCCTCTTCGGTATGATGGGAGCTGCCTTATCCCTTGCTTTGGCGAACGTTGGTGCCGCCTTCGGCACGGCCAAGGCCGGTgttgcggtggcgcagctaGGAATTGTGCAGCCCTCACGCGTGATGCGTGGTATCGTGCCGGTCGTGATGGCCGGTATTCTTGGTATCTACGGTCTCATCGTCTCCGTGATTATCTGCAACAACATGAAGCTGAGCGGATACCCGCTCTTCTCCGGGTACATGCACCTTGGGGCTGGACTAGCAGCcggctgcgcctccctcgcGGCCGGATATGCGATTGGCATTGTAGGCGACATTTGCTGCTACGCCTATGCGAAGACGGAGAGAATCTTTGTCCCAATGATTCTGATGCTCATTTTTGCAGAGGCGCTGGGCCTTTTCGGGCTTATCACTGCACTGCTCATGAGCAACAAGGCGACCTCTGCCATGGGCTCATGCACCGGTAGCTAAGATTGTGGAATTCCTCAGTTGTTTTGGTTTGCTTTTGTGGCGCCCCTCTTCTCCATAAGCCCTCTTCCCCCGTGCGTATCCCTTTCAGTTTCTCGaggtctctctccctctgtctgtcCGTTTCCGATCCTTgccggtgcgtgtggggaTGGATGgacagtgtgtgtgtgtctgtgcgtgagGTGATGGCAGCGAACTCGGGAAGACATCGTCCTTCTGTCTTTATGTTTCTCCTATTCTGTTGTTCTGTGGTctgtgcggcgcgcgtcGTCGGCTGCTTATCCGTCTTGATGGGGGTGTGCGCCTGCGGTCGTGCACGAAAGGCGGGACGTATGTTCCtggtgcttgtgcgtgtgtgttccGTTTGTTACCGAAATGTTTAACGGAgttaccccccccctccccctcctcctttccgATTGGAGCGAGGGATGAATCATGAGGAGACATATCCTCACTTGCGAGCACACGCAAACACATGCACCGATTCGGGAGATGTGGATGCCGTGAAGCAAGTCGCGTGTGCCTTCTTTGGATGATGCATGGATCGCTCTATTCCTCTCctcctgtctctctcctgcgTCGTGCCCCGCTCCCACCCCGCGCGGTTCCGTTTtttctctcccgctctccctGCTCTCTCCCAGTCTGCCTTTAGACCATGGGCCGCGTTTGACACTTAGCGGGCCAATTCGCGCGCAGGAGGTGCCGCTCGCTGCGCGCTACAGATGCGCCTTTCATAGCCACACGCAACgcgcgtgtggtgtgtgtgtccggcgcagaagagaaggcggaagagagcgaggtgGGAGAGCgatggcaccgctgctgaaATAGCGAATGTTGgcatgtttgtgtgtgtgtgtgggactGTGGTCGTGTATGCTGTggtgcagccgcggcgcggtAAGCGGGTTGCGCGGTGCAAGTGACATTGGTGGCCTCCTGTCTTTGCTTTTCTGTTCCTCTCTATTCGCTCGTTGGTGTGGAGAAGACAGGGTGATGGTCGAGGCAACACGGGAGCACATGACAAAAGAATAGTACTCATGGGAAGAGTGACATCGCCTTGGGGAGGGACGGAAAGGTAGGCGTTGTGCTGCTTAGTGGAGCCGGCGCCTCACGCTTATACAGGGACGTAGAGTGAGTACAACGGCGgagcacggcgccgtgcgcgtgtcctTGCGTGATCCATCGAGTGATAAATAAAGGAACACACAGTGATGTGGGGCTATTCGCAGGCAGCCTTCACAAAGGAACGACAGAGAGGATGCCCGCGTTAGAGGCGACTCGAATTTgtttgtgcgcgcgcgtcagCAACGAAGCGGGGGAAGCAGTAGCTCAGCGCTTCTCCTGTTTCTCTGTCACCAGTCTCGGCGCTcttgtctccctctctcacacctCTCTCCGCTGGTGTGCCGTCCCCCACCGCTTCTCCCTCCGTACACAAAGATACACGCGCAAACAACACAAAGACACACCAAAAATCTGCGCTTGACTCCGAAAAGAGAATCCTCAGCGACGACTTCTCTATTTCTCTCCACTTCGCACTAAACACCAAAGGCGACCACAGTCACCATCCCCTCTGGCATCTCTCGTCCTCCTTTtctccacgcacacgcacacacacacacacacacgcatacacgcatacacacgtaCCTCCTCCCCGAACCCTTGCACATCATCTCTGCCGGCTTGCGTTCTCTCCATCATCTTTGTTCGCTGTCCTCGTCGTCAGTTGGCGTACGTCTCTTTCTTTCTGTGATCGGCCTCACTGAGCGGCACTTGGATCTTCGTATCGGTCGTCGtcccgtgcgtgtgcgtgtgcgcgcttgtATTGCCGCGATCGTTTTGgcgcgtcgacgccgccgctcttTTTCTCCCTCGCCCCTCGAGACAGGCCCAGCCGTGATTGAAAGAGTAAACGACATCTTGCAGCTATGTACGCCgctcgccagcgctgcgAGAATCCTTGCAGAAGCCAGTATGCCCCTGCGGGTGCATTCCGGCGCCAACCTCCGCGGCGCAAGCACTTCTACTCGTGGGTCGCCACGGATAAGACACAGCTGCAGAAAACGGAGAAGCTGGTGCTACAAGGGCTGCCGTATTATCAGGCCAAGATAGCCGGCCTCAACACCATCTCCACCGACGACATTCGCGAGTTGGACGACAATCCCGTGCGTGTGGCCAACCTCAGCGGCATCACCAAATCTAAAACTATTCGCAACAGAGCTGATGAGCAGCAGACCAccactcctctctcgcctcttACTGCCCGAAATGCCGCAGCAGAGGTGGAAAAGGATATCATCGTTCTCATTCACGGTTTCGCCGGTGGGGTGGCGGGCTGGGCGCAAAGCTGGCGCTTCCTGTCGGAGCACTATCGCGTGTATGCCTTCGATCTACCTGGGTTCGCTCGCAGCGAGCGCCGTGCCTCTACCGCGACGTCACTACCAGAGGCGATGGACTACTTCTGCGACTATATTCACCGCTGGTTCGCACGACTCGACTTTGGGCAGCCTGTCATTATTCTCGCTCACTCCTTTGGGTGCTTTGTCGCGTCGCATTACGCCATGCGCAACGGGGCCGAATCCATCAAACTACTCCTGCTTGCAGAGCCGTGGGGCGTGGCGCGCAGTAACGCAAACCGGGTGAAGAAGCacccgctgcaggtgcgtgtgctgctggcaCTCTTCTACAACATTGGTTttctggcgctgctgcgcggggTAGGACCAATGGGaccgtggctgctgcgccgcgttcGCCCCGACTTCGAGGAGAGGTGGGTCACCTTCCTTGGTGACCCCAGCCCCATGTACGACTACCTCTACCACTGCAACGCGCAGCATCCCCTTGTCGGAGAGAAACTCTTCAAAGCCTGTTGTCACTACGACGTATGCGCAAAGGAGTCACTGCTAGATGCGCTGCCAGGTACGCTCGACAAGAGCATCGGCGTGGGTCTATTGTTTGGTGGCAAGTCGAGGCTGAATACGCCAGAGGGACCCGAGCTaggagcgctgctgcgtgagAAAGGCGTTCGCGTCCGCATCGATACGCTGGACAACGCCGGCCATCAAATCTTTATGGACGACGTGGCGGGCTTCAACAAGAAGGTCGTCGAGATGGTCACGGAGTTGTCTTCGGACTCCTGTCCAACGCTGTCGGTGTGACCaggcagcgaggggagagaTGCTTGCGGGTGTCGTTGTTCGACCTATATTCTTGTTGATATTGCTGAGAAGGCGGTGTCTCTCAGTGGAGTGCCGGGGGGACACACAGTGACGATTGCACCGCGTCTGTTGTGACGTCGACTCGGCACTCTGTCTGCCTCTCGCTCCGCACAGGCTGACGTCGTGT belongs to Leishmania mexicana MHOM/GT/2001/U1103 complete genome, chromosome 23 and includes:
- a CDS encoding putative cyclophilin type peptidyl-prolyl cis-trans isomerase, producing the protein MEQAARVVQLQTTAGTLSIELYNNFCADSFWQLAKSGQLRRLTFRQLLGGFALLGEVEAVQGHSTTASEVDTAAQSPDGVPLLHVGAGLLSCRPTVGAVTASRLLITLSPQPQLDKTHVVFGRVYSGICTLAQISHMQVDADFVLYSPVTVMKCSTAVLSRGTAPQRATAKSTPASCVVKSQCPSSILTTLE
- a CDS encoding putative vacuolar type h+ ATPase subunit — protein: MSSKVCDPEAFLFGMMGAALSLALANVGAAFGTAKAGVAVAQLGIVQPSRVMRGIVPVVMAGILGIYGLIVSVIICNNMKLSGYPLFSGYMHLGAGLAAGCASLAAGYAIGIVGDICCYAYAKTERIFVPMILMLIFAEALGLFGLITALLMSNKATSAMGSCTGS